Within Actinomycetota bacterium, the genomic segment AGCGCCTGCGTGACGAGCTGCAACAGCGCCAGGCGTTGTTCGATCGCCTGCGCGAGGGGCTCGTCCCCACCGTCGACGACACGAAGGAGCCCGACCCGAGCGTGGTCGTCATCCCTGTCACGTTCGCGTAGGGGCCGCCGTGGTCGCCCGCCTCTACCTCTTCATGGCCACATTGCTGTTACTGGCCGTCACCGTCCGCCTGTCGGTCTGGCTGATCGCCCCGGCCGTGCCGTATCTCATCATCGGTTTCACCGGTACCGGCACCTATTTGCTGCTTCGGGCCAGCCGGCGCCTGTAGGAAGTTCCAAGAAATCGTCGTTCGGCGGTACACGCGGATTCGGCACTTTGACTCATGTCGTGGATTCCAGTCCACGGTACAACGACCTTAGGGGTGCCTGTTGCTGGCCGAGTCGACTTCGTACGGCTGCCAGCGTGGAGCGAAATCAACGAACGAAAGGAGGGGTGAATACACATGGCTAAAGAGATCGAAGTTAAAGCCGTCTATCACGACGATTTGTCGAGCCGGGTCCGCCTATACATTCTGGCCCTCCTCGAACTTGCCCGCCAGCTTGAGGCTGAGGACGAGCCGTATTCGGATTCCGACGACTCCTCCACCGGTCCGGCTGACGAGGTCCGGGAAGGCGGTGACAGCGAGCACGGAGGCCGGGCGTGATGGCCGAGCTCGTCGCTCTCCTGTCGTCAGCCGTCTTCCTGGGCGCCAGCCTGCTCCTGGTTCGCTGGATGGAGCAGAAGCGCCTGCGGGCGGACATGGTCGCGTACCGGGTGCAGTACCCGGAGGGTCTTGATGTCGCAGCCGTCATCGCTTTCCTTTCCGGACTGGGCGGCCTCTTGCGCCCTTGGCGCGTTCGGCTGTTCGTCCGGCCGGTCGTCACCTTCGAGGTCACGGCCAAGTCGGCGGCCATCACCCACCACCTCATCGTCCCCCGCTCCCTGGCCGACCAAGTGCTGGGGCAGTTGCGCGCTGCCGTGCCGGGTGCGGTGGCCTGGCTCGACGCCGAACATCGCCCGGCTCGCCCTGACCTGGCCGGCGAACTGGTGCTGTCGTCGCTCTTGCAACCTCTCAAGACCGATCAGCCGTCGGCCGCCAGTGCCGCCATCCTGGCCAGCCTGGTTCCGCTGCAGGCCGGCGAGTCGGTGGTGATGCAGTGGATCTTGACGCCGGCCCCGCCGACCGGACCATCGTCGTCGACCACCTCGACCAAGCCGTCCAACTTGTTCTTGAAGGCGGTCAGCCCGGTACGTCCCCCGGTCACCGCCCGAGAGGCTCGGGAGAAGGCAGCCGGATCCCGGTTCTGGGCCGTCGGACGCATTGGTGCGGTGGCCTCGCCAGCGCGGGCTCACTCGCTCCTACGTCAGCTCACCGGCTCGTTCCATTCAACCAGCGCCCCGGGCGTTCACTTCCGCCGCCGCCGTCTTCCATCGGCTGAGTTCGCTCGCCGCATGGTCGCCGGGGCCGTACCACTGGCCTCCTGGCCCTGCCTATTGACCGCCCGGGAGGCTGCCATCGTTGTCGGCTTCCCACTCGGGAGCCCCAACGTGGCCGGCCTGGAGCTCATTGACCGGCCGCCGCTGCCGCCCTCGAGCCTCATCCCGGCCGAGGGCCGCGTCATCGCCCAGGGGAACTACCCCGGCAAAGAGCGGCCGTTGGCCCAAGATCTGGAAGCCGTCCTCCGCCACACCCTGGTGCTCGGCCCCACCGGTACCGGCAAGTCCTACGCCGCGGCCGGCATGATCCTGCGTGACATCACCGCCCCCGATCGCCGGGCCGTCATCGTCATCGACGCCAAGACCGACTTGGTCGACCTGGTGCTCGACCGCGTACCGGCGGACCGGGCCGAGGACGTCGCCGTCCTCGATCCCACCAGTGACCGGCCCCTCGGCCTTGATCCGCTGGCCCATGCCACCAGTCATCCCGAGCTGGTGGCTGACCAGACGTTCGGCATCCTCAAGCGTCTCTGGGAGCTGAAGGCTGCACCCCGGACCTTGGACCTGTTGCACGCCGCTCTCCTGACGCTGGCCCACACCCCTGGTTCGGTCCTGCCGGATCTCGCTCCCTTGCTGCTGGACTCCGGCTACCGCCGCCGCCTGGTCGGCCCCCTGATGGGCGACTTGGCCCTCGGTCCGTTCTGGGCGGGCTACCAGGGCATGTCCGAGACCGAGTGGGCACAGGTGGTCGCACCCCTCATGACGCGCCTGCGCCAGTTCCTGCTCCGCCCCACTCTCCGGGCTGTCATCGGGCAGTCCCGGCCCCGCCTGACCGTCACCGACGTCATGGCCGGCGGTCAGGTGTTGCTCGTCCCGCTGGCCGCCGGTCGGCTTGGCCAGGAAGCGGCCAGCTTGCTCGGAGCGCTGCTGGTGGCCGACCTCTGGATCACCACCCAAGCCCGCGCTGTGTTGCCGGCAACTGCGCGGCCGCCGGTCAGCGTCTTCATCGACGAGTGGCAGACCATCATCCATCTGCCCACCCCGCTCGAGGAGGTCCTGGCCCAGAGCCGCGGCTACCGGGTCGGCTACACCCTGATCAACCAGCACCTCAGCCAGCTGCCTCCCGGCTTGCGTGAGGCCGTCCTGGCCAACGCCCGCAGCAAGGTGTCATTCGCCCTGCCGCCGGCTGATGCCGCCGTCATGGCGCGGTCGTACGGCGAGCCCGTCCGAGCCCGGGACTTGGAGCGACTCCGACGCTACGAGGTCATGCTGCGGCTGGTCGCTGGCTCCACCTTGGCGCCGCCCACCACCGGGTTCACCTTGTCCCTGCCGGCGGCTACCGGTCACGGCTCTGCCATCCGTGATCGGTCAGCCACCCGCTACGGCCGTCATCAGGATGAAGTTGAAGTTGATCTGCGTGCTCGGCAGACGGGTCCCGGCCCTGGCCCACTGGGCAAACGGAGGCGGTCATGAGGGCCGCGACCATTCCGGTCGCTATTCCGGTCGCGTCGAGTCGCCGGTGTCGTTTTGGCAGCTCAGGAGTAGCGGACTCGCCCACAAGTCCAACGACTGTCCTGCGCCTGCGAGGTTCCCTATGACTCGCCGGCGCATGACCCTCGGCCGCCTCCAGGGATTGGCCCAGGACCTGAGCCAGCGGGACCTGGACATCATCGCCACCTTGGCGCGTGTTCGGGTGGCGACCTTCCGCCAACTCGAGCGACTGCACTTCGCCGGCCATCCGCCGGACTCGGCCGCCCGGCTGTGCCGCCGCACCCTGGCCCGCCTGGTCGAAGAACGCCAAGTACTGGCTCGGCTCGACCGGCGCATCGGCGGGGTTCGGGCCGGATCAGAAGGTTTCGTCTACGCCCTCGACACGGCTGGCCAGCGGCTGGCTGGTGCCAGGGGACCGGCCGGTGGGCCTCGTCCCCGACGGCCGTGGACGCCGTCGGTCCGCTTCATCGATCACGTCTTGGCGGTGTCGGAGATCTACACCTGTCTCCGCGAGCTCGACCGTGGCCCGGGCGTTGACCTCATCCAGTTCCAGGCTGAGCCTGCGGCCTGGCGGCGGTTCCTCGGGCCGGGTGGGGGCGTGGCCGTGCTCAAACCGGACGCCTACGTCGTCCTGGGTCTGGGCGACTACGAGCACCACTACTTCATCGAGGTCGACCGGGCGACCGAATCACCGGCCGCCGTCGGTCGCCAGCTCACCGCCTACCGCCACTACTGGGCTACTGGAACGGAGCAGGGGAGGATCGGCCTCTTCCCGATCGTCGTCATCGCCGTACCGGACGCTCGGCGACATCAGGCCATCACCGAGGTCGCCGCCCGTCAGCCCGCCGAGACCTGGTCGATCTTCCGCGTGGTGATCGCCGAGGGGCTGGTCGACCTGGTGACGGGGGACTCGTCATGACGGCCTTGGATCGCAACCTCATCATGGTGGGTGACGCCGCTGGGCAGCTGCGCCGACTGCCACCAGCGTCCATCGACTGCGTCATCACCTCTCCGCCCTACTTCCAGCTGCGCAACTACGGAGTCGCCGGACAGATCGGCCTTGAGCCGACCGTCGGGCAGTGGGTGTACGAGCTCCGGGCCGTCTTCAGGGAAGTGGCCAGGGTGCTGAAAGACACCGGCAGCCTCTGGCTCAACCTGGGCGACAGCTACTCCCGCGGCCACTGCTTCGGTGCCGCGCCCAAGAGCTTGCTTCTGGCCCCGGAACGGTTGCTGCTGGCGTTGGCGGCGGATGGCTGGATCGTGCGCAACAAGGCCATCTGGGCGAAGTCGAACCCCATGCCCAGCTCGGTCACCGACCGGCTCAACACCACCTACGACGTCGTCTACTTCCTGGTGCGCTCCCGCCACTACTTCTTCGACCTCGATGCCATCCGGGAGCCGCACCGCTCCAAGGGCAACCGCTCGGCACGGACGCCCTCGTCGTCACCGCCGGCCTGGGCCGGGCCGCTGGCCGGGACCCAGGGCGGTCTGGCCCGCTCGCGAGCCGATGGTCTGCCCGGCCACCGGTTGGGGAAGAACCCGGGCGATGTCTGGCGGCTGCCCGCCTCCAGCTACCGGGGCGCCCACTTCGCCACCTTTCCGGAGATCCTGGTTGAACGGCCGCTTTTGGCAACCTGCCCCGAGCGGGTCTGTACCGGCTGTGGAGAGGGTTGGCAACGGGCCGCCGGCGAAGTCGTCCGGCTCGGGGCACCGGCAGCCTCCGGTCGCGATCCGTACGTCCGCCGCTACCCCAGCCGCTGGCAAACAGTGCGTGCCCTCGGCCGGTTGGTCGCCTGCTCCTGTGGTCGGCCCGCCCTGCCCGGCGTCGTGCTGGATCCGTTCTTCGGCAGCGGCACGGTCGGTGTGGTGGCCGAGCGGCTCGGGCGCGACTGGATCGGCATCGAGCTGAACCCTGAGTACGCCGAGCTGGCCTGGGCCCGGCTCAGCCGTTGCGCTCGGGAACGCGATGAGGCGGCGGCGTGATGAGGCACTCAGACGGGGCGAGGCAACTCCCGCTTGGCTTCGGCCAACTTGTCACTGGCCTCGCTCCACAGCCGTTGCCGTTCAGCCTTCGAGCTGTTGACCGGGCAACGCAGGGCGTCGTCCAGGCAAGCCTTCCACGACGTCAATGCTTGTCGGTGCAAGTTGTGGGCCTCCTCGGCTGCCACCCCAGCGTCCAGGCACCCCCGCGGCAGACCTTTGAAGTCGATGGCGTCGTAGGCCACCTGGATGCTCTGGTTCGCCACCCGGTACTCGTCGTACGTGATGCCGACGGTCAGCTTCGACTCCACGTCCTGCAGGGCCGTGACCAGCCGCTGGATGCTGCTGCAGTCTGGGATCGTGGTGGTCGGGAGGACGAAATCTCTGACGGGCATCGGCGTCGCGGAGTCGGTCGAGTCACCGCCCGTCATCACCATCGCCGCCCCAATACCGACAACGAGCACCAGCGTTGCGGCCACAGCGACCACCACCGCCGTTCTGGTCCGCATGCCGACCTACTCCTTCCCAAGGCGCGAGCCACACGCCTCTCGTGGAGATGTCGGCCGTGACCGTGCGTGGCTTGAGCCTCAATTGCCCGGCCTCACCGGCGTCTTGCGGCCGACCTGTCAATCCATCCCGGATTGCCGACCGCAACAGCGCCGAGGAGGCACCATGCACCATCCGCACGGGATCAAGCCATGAAGACCATGGCGATCCGCCTGGAGGACGACACCAGCGCCCAGCTCACCGTCCTGGCCCAGCTCGAAGGCACCAGCGTGGCCGATCTCATCCGTCAGGCCATCGAGCGCCTGATCGCGGACAAGCGGTCCGAGACGGGTCTCGCCGGTCGGGCACAGGCCGTCCTGGCCGACATCGACCGGGAGGCCCTGGCCCGCAAGGCCGCCATCGAGACGCTGTTCGGCTCGCCGCAGGCGGCGCCGGAGGAGGCTCCAGCACCATCGCCCAGCCGGAGGGGAGGCAAGCGCAGCCCGTCCGACTAGGAGGCGGTGGTCGTTACCAGTGGGACCGGGGGTTCATTGGCGAACTCCCGGTCCCTGCCCTGCCATTGGCAAATTGGCCAAATATTCGGCCGGTTAGGACCGGGAAATATTGGGACCTTGCCGTGGAATGCCGTCCACGGGATTTGGTAAAGTCTGGACAGAGTAAACCCATATGAATGAATCCCAGCGTGTCCGACTAGGTCAATATGTGCAGCAGCAGCGCCAAGCACTCGGTCTGTCTATCCGCGGACTGGCTGCCACGGCTGGCCTCGATGCCAGCGGCCTGTCCCGCTTGGAGCGCGGTCGGATGGGTGATCCCAGCTTGTCCTACCTGCACAAGCTCAGCCGAGGTCTCCAGGTGGATCCGACTGACCTCTACCTGATGGCGGGCTACACCGAGGGCCACGAGCTGCCGGGCTTCGCTCCCTACTTGCGAGCCAAGTACGAGCTACCGCCGGAAGCCGTCGAGCAACTGTCCGCCTACTTCGACTTCATTAATGCCAAGTACGTCAATACCAGTAACTCAAAAGGGGGAGAACCATGACCGACATCATTCGTAACTTACGCGATCGTGTGCCGATCCGCCCCCTGTCGGTTATTGAGGCCGTGAGGGTCGCCGAGCTGCAAGCGTCCCGCTTCCTGGAGCTGGCCGCCATCACCAAGCCTCCGGTACCGGAAAGCATGATCTCGGGCCTACCTCGGGTTCAGGTCGAGCGCATGGCCGCCGCCCCGATGTCTGGAGCCACCCAGTGGTCGCACGGGCGCTGGCTGATCGTCGTCAACGGCGCTGAACCCAAGGTTCGCCAGCGCTTCTCGGTAGCGCACGAGTTCAAGCACGTCTTGGACAACCCCTTCATCGCCAAGCTCTACCCCTCGGTCCCCGGGCAGACGGCGGCCGAACGGGCCGAAGCGGTCTGCGACTACTTCGCCGGCTGCCTGCTAATGCCCCGGGCCTGGGTCAAGCGGCTGTACTGCGACGAGGGCGTTCAGGACCTGCGCCGGCTGGCACTGCGTTTCGACGTCTCCCAGATGGCCATGCAGGTCCGGCTGCTGCAGATCGGTCTCGTCGATCCCGGCCCTCGTTGTGCCACCCGCCACCGTGTCGATGCTGGCGCGGTCTTCGAAGCGGCTTGGCTAGAGCGAAGTGCCTCCATGACCAAGGCGGCA encodes:
- a CDS encoding DUF87 domain-containing protein; this encodes MAELVALLSSAVFLGASLLLVRWMEQKRLRADMVAYRVQYPEGLDVAAVIAFLSGLGGLLRPWRVRLFVRPVVTFEVTAKSAAITHHLIVPRSLADQVLGQLRAAVPGAVAWLDAEHRPARPDLAGELVLSSLLQPLKTDQPSAASAAILASLVPLQAGESVVMQWILTPAPPTGPSSSTTSTKPSNLFLKAVSPVRPPVTAREAREKAAGSRFWAVGRIGAVASPARAHSLLRQLTGSFHSTSAPGVHFRRRRLPSAEFARRMVAGAVPLASWPCLLTAREAAIVVGFPLGSPNVAGLELIDRPPLPPSSLIPAEGRVIAQGNYPGKERPLAQDLEAVLRHTLVLGPTGTGKSYAAAGMILRDITAPDRRAVIVIDAKTDLVDLVLDRVPADRAEDVAVLDPTSDRPLGLDPLAHATSHPELVADQTFGILKRLWELKAAPRTLDLLHAALLTLAHTPGSVLPDLAPLLLDSGYRRRLVGPLMGDLALGPFWAGYQGMSETEWAQVVAPLMTRLRQFLLRPTLRAVIGQSRPRLTVTDVMAGGQVLLVPLAAGRLGQEAASLLGALLVADLWITTQARAVLPATARPPVSVFIDEWQTIIHLPTPLEEVLAQSRGYRVGYTLINQHLSQLPPGLREAVLANARSKVSFALPPADAAVMARSYGEPVRARDLERLRRYEVMLRLVAGSTLAPPTTGFTLSLPAATGHGSAIRDRSATRYGRHQDEVEVDLRARQTGPGPGPLGKRRRS
- a CDS encoding replication-relaxation family protein, which encodes MTLGRLQGLAQDLSQRDLDIIATLARVRVATFRQLERLHFAGHPPDSAARLCRRTLARLVEERQVLARLDRRIGGVRAGSEGFVYALDTAGQRLAGARGPAGGPRPRRPWTPSVRFIDHVLAVSEIYTCLRELDRGPGVDLIQFQAEPAAWRRFLGPGGGVAVLKPDAYVVLGLGDYEHHYFIEVDRATESPAAVGRQLTAYRHYWATGTEQGRIGLFPIVVIAVPDARRHQAITEVAARQPAETWSIFRVVIAEGLVDLVTGDSS
- a CDS encoding site-specific DNA-methyltransferase, whose product is MTALDRNLIMVGDAAGQLRRLPPASIDCVITSPPYFQLRNYGVAGQIGLEPTVGQWVYELRAVFREVARVLKDTGSLWLNLGDSYSRGHCFGAAPKSLLLAPERLLLALAADGWIVRNKAIWAKSNPMPSSVTDRLNTTYDVVYFLVRSRHYFFDLDAIREPHRSKGNRSARTPSSSPPAWAGPLAGTQGGLARSRADGLPGHRLGKNPGDVWRLPASSYRGAHFATFPEILVERPLLATCPERVCTGCGEGWQRAAGEVVRLGAPAASGRDPYVRRYPSRWQTVRALGRLVACSCGRPALPGVVLDPFFGSGTVGVVAERLGRDWIGIELNPEYAELAWARLSRCARERDEAAA
- a CDS encoding ribbon-helix-helix protein, CopG family, with amino-acid sequence MKTMAIRLEDDTSAQLTVLAQLEGTSVADLIRQAIERLIADKRSETGLAGRAQAVLADIDREALARKAAIETLFGSPQAAPEEAPAPSPSRRGGKRSPSD
- a CDS encoding helix-turn-helix transcriptional regulator; protein product: MNESQRVRLGQYVQQQRQALGLSIRGLAATAGLDASGLSRLERGRMGDPSLSYLHKLSRGLQVDPTDLYLMAGYTEGHELPGFAPYLRAKYELPPEAVEQLSAYFDFINAKYVNTSNSKGGEP
- a CDS encoding ImmA/IrrE family metallo-endopeptidase, with protein sequence MTDIIRNLRDRVPIRPLSVIEAVRVAELQASRFLELAAITKPPVPESMISGLPRVQVERMAAAPMSGATQWSHGRWLIVVNGAEPKVRQRFSVAHEFKHVLDNPFIAKLYPSVPGQTAAERAEAVCDYFAGCLLMPRAWVKRLYCDEGVQDLRRLALRFDVSQMAMQVRLLQIGLVDPGPRCATRHRVDAGAVFEAAWLERSASMTKAAA